tttgacagatgaggtcaccgggggcccggagaagtgaagcgacttatctAAGGGGGTGACGCGgcggacaggtgacggagccgggattagaacccgggctcttctgactgccaggcccgggttctttccgctaggccgtgctgcttttattaataataataataataatgataacatttgttaaatgcttaccgtgtaccaAGAGGCGTAGCGAGCTACAGGAATCTCAGTTTTTACAGGTGacggaactaaggcatagaaaggtttagtggcttgccgaaggtgaCCTAGAAGATGAGCGGTGGATTCGAAtccgactctctcctctccatccccccgtgACCCAGAGCAGAccgtcccacacccctgactgtcccctctccatccctgactctcctccggGTGACCCGCTCTGAATCATCCAACACCCTggattctctcctctccacccctgactcgcCCTTCTCTATCCCCGTGtcgtcgttttttttttttaacgttatctgtttggcgcttactgtgtgtcagcactgtactaagcgctggggtagttggaagctcatcaggttgggcagagtccacgtcccacttggggctcacagtcttcgtcttcatttagagaagcagcgtggctcagtggaaagagcccgggcttgggagtcagaggtcatgggttcgaatcccggctccgccccttgtcagctgtgggactgtgggcgagtcacttcacttctctgtgcctcagtgacctcatctgtaaagtggggatttagactgggagccccacgtgggacaacctgattaccctgtatctcccccagtgctcagaacagtgctcggcacatagtaagcgcttaacagataccaacatcaaaagcagcgtggctcagtggaaagagcccgggcttgggagtcagaggtcatgggttcgaatccccactctgccccttagctgactgtgggcaagtcacttcacttctctgtgcctcagttccctcatctgtaaaatggggatgaagactgggagcctcacgtgggaccacctcattcccctgtgtctcccccagcgcttagaacagtgctctgcacatagtgagcgcttaacagataccaacattattattatttgacagttgagggaaccgaggcccagacgagTGAAGTGATAAGtgatgtgatggtatttgttcagggcgtactatgtgtcaggtcctgtaccaagcgccggggtgggtccaAGGtattcagatcggacacagtccctgtcccccgtggacaTCCCcgtttgaccgatgagggaagggaggcccggagaagtgaggcggctctcccgaggtcacacggccgtggtggagccgggaggaggacccgggtcctccggactcccggacccgggccgtagccgctcggccacgctgcctgggggccccgggcccccatCCGGCTCCCGGTGTCCCCCGCCCCGTCCATCACAGCCCCcagcttctgtctcccaggtgcaGGTGTGGGACACGGCCGGCCAGGAGAGGTTCCGCCGGACCATGGTCGAGCACTACTACCGGAACGTCCACGCCGTGGTCTTCGTCTACGACGTCACCAAGATGGCGTCCTTCGCCAACCTGGAGGCCTGGATTCAAGAGTGCGAGGGCCACGCCGTCCCCTCCAGGGTCCCCAGGGTCCTGGTGGGGAACAAGTGCGACCTGAGGAGTCAGGTGCAGGTGCCGTCGAGCGCGGCCCTGAGGTTCGCCGACGCCCACAACATGCTCCTCTTCGAGACCTCGGCCAAGGATCCCAAGGAGAGCCAGAACGTGGAGTCCATTTTCATGTGCCTGGCCTGCCGGCTGAAGGCCCAGAAGTCTTTACTCTACCGCGATCTGGAcgggccggtggggaggggccAGACCCTCCAGGTGACCGGGGTGACGAACAGTAAGACCACCTGCCCCTGTTGAAGGCGGGAATCCCGTCAGCGCCGGGGACGGGGGcctgttgtctctctccctctcccctcctcacgctccccttcccctccctccctccccagggcctGTGACAAACTGAAATCTTGCTTGTTCTTTGGGTGTGGGTATTAAAGACGTTTGTATAGACCTCCCCACCCTGGCCGGTAGTGTTACTTTTGGGGGCCACAAGGGCCGAAGGATCCCCGGGCCTTCCTTTCCGGGGAGGCGCTCGTCTGGGTCGAACGAGCTCAGGTCGGCCTCATCGGCCCGCCGGccggttcggggggggggggtgttggggggggggcgtagGCTGCTGCTTGGTCGTCCCCTTGCTCAAAAGAGAGGGgtcaggcctagaggaaagagcctgggcctaggagtcggtaATTTATCCATTCAtctagcgtaataataataatggtaaagtgctcgctatgtgtatctatcgcattaataataatggtatttgtcgagcgcttactacgtgccagacaccgtactgagcgctggggcggatccaagcacaCCGcgctggccacagtccccgtcccacgtggggctcacggtctccgtccccgttttccagatgaggtcaccgaggcccagagaagtgaggttgtgtctgtcgactctgttaAACTGCCCTCTCCcgatcgcttagaacagtgctctgcccgccccccccccccccgtcgttgctcaataattataatatctgtaatttatttgcatcgatgtctgtctgcccccccaaCATGGATTGATTCAATAAattgtattcatcgagcgcttactatgtgcagggcactgtacttgggaaagtacaatacaacaataaactgacacatttcccttCCACAGTGAGAttagagtctggggggggggaggcagatgtaaatacaaatcaattaattatgtaaatggtgtggggttgggagggggcgaagaacaaagggagcaagttagggtgatgcagaagggagggggaggagaggaaaagtggggggcttagtcagggaaggcctcctggaggagacgggcctctcagaaggctctgaagcggggggagagtcaccgtctgtgggatttgaggagggagggcgtgccgggccagaggcgggacgggggccggcggtcaggggcgagacaggtgagatggaggcagagcgagaaggttagcaccggaggagcggagtgtgcgggctgggttgtaggagagaagcgaggtgaggtagggggcgaggggattgaggccTTTAAAGctcaaggtgaggagtttttgtttgacgcggaggtggacgggcaaccaccggagggtctcgagaagtggggaaatgcggcctgaccgtttctgtagaaaaaccgCACCGGGCAGCTGCGTCCCGTATgaaccggagcggggagagacgggagggcagggaggtcagcgaggaggccgacgcggtcATCGAgacgggagaggagaagtgaccgTATTAACGTGGgtgcggtttggatggagaggatggggcgggttttagcgatgtgaaggggGGATCGAGGGGATTTGGTgctggattgaatgtgtgggttgaataagagaggatTCGAGGAGaaggccaaggttaggggctcgtgagccaggaaggatggtggtgccgtctacggtgatggggaagtcagggggaggacggggtttgggtgggaagatgagctcgGTTTTGGATGTGTCAAGCttgaggcgacgggaggacattcaagtagaggtgtcgagaaggcaggaggagatgcgagacggcagagagggagagagagcggggctggagatggagatttgggaatcgtccccgtagaggtgggagttgaagacgTGGGAGCGAAGgaattctcccagggagtgggtggaCCCGTcagttggtgtgggcagggactgtgtcgggttTATTGTTGtgtcctcagcgtggctcagtggaaagagcccgggcttgggagtcagaggtcaggggttcgaatcccagctccgccacctgtcagctgtgtgactgtgggtgagtcgcttcacttttctgggcctcagtgacctcatctgtcaaatggggatgaagactgtgagcctcacgtgggacaacccgatgaccctgtgtctcccccagcacttagaacagcgctctgcacatagtaagcgcttaacaaacaccggcattaatacagtgctctgcctcggGGAAGCGCTCGAGAAGTCCGAAGGgaggaacgaacgaatgaacggacagtgcctgacgcatggtaagcgcttagcacataccattataaaaaaagaaagaaggaaggaaaagaaaggaaggaggaaaaggtggaagaaaggaaggaggaaaggaaggaaggaaaaaaggaaggaaggaggaaagatagggaggaaggaagaaagaaaggatgaaagagaaaaaaagaaagagtgagtgaatgaatgagtgaatgaatgaatgaatggatggataacTGAATGTGTGAGTggatgactgaattaatgaatgaatgagtgagtggatgactgaatgagtgagtggatgactggatgagtgaatgaatgaatgagtaagtggATGACTGGATGAGTGAGtggatgactgaatgagtgagtggatgactgaatgagtgagtggatgagTGAATGACGGGCAGAGTGACGTAGCAGAGAGAGATGGCCGCCCCGCGGCCTGCCGGAAGTGTTGCGTCTCGGGCGCATGCGCGGCGGGCAGCGGCGCCGGGCGGCCCGTCTGCTTCCGGGTCGTCGCTGCAGCCAGCCCcgcgcgccgcccgcccgcccgcccgccccggcccccgatgAGGCCCGCCCGGTGAGACCCCGCACCCCGCAgtccccgccgccccgcctcAGCAGCGccctccccgccaacccctcccccccttcccagaagcccccgctcccccctcgGCGGCCCCTGCTCCCCCCTTCCCAGAAACCCCCGCTCCCCCCTCAGCGGCCCCTGCTCCCCTCGCCTTTTTCCCAGaagcccccgctcccccctcagCGGCCCCTGCTCCCCCTGGCCTTCTTCTTCCCAGaagcccccgctcccccctcagcggcccctgctcccctcgcctttttcccagaagcccccgctcccccctcagcggcccctgcttcttcccagaagcctttgctccctcctcagcggcctcctctccctcacccctcacccccaaacaccccctcacaccccccacctcaccccagcagccccttccccccaacaccccaaccccccccccgtgcctcacccctccctcagcggcccccgcccccaaaccccccctcctcacaccccagctccttcccagcagccccctcctcaaaataccCCCCTCGCCCCTCTATCCCTCACCCCCTctccagcagccccctccccccagtaatcataataatagtctttgttaagcgcttgctctgtgccaagcactgttgtaagccctggatagctcccttccttctcctccccgcccctccccgccagccccaccccctagtaatcataataatagtctttgttaagcgcctactctgtgccaagcactgctgtaagcgctggagactcccttccctctccgctccccagcagccccctccccgccccccgggaatcataataatactatttgttaagcgtttactctgtgccaagcactgtggtgagcGCTGGACAGTTCCCCTccccggcagccccctccccgccccccgggaatcatcataatactatttgttaagcgcttactctgtgccaagcactgtggtgagcGCTGGATAGTTCCCTTccccggcagccccctccccgccccccaataatcataatatttgttaagcgcttactctgtgcccagcactgttgtgagcgctggatagctcccttccctctcctctccctagaagccccctccccgccccccagtaatcatcataatagtatttgttaagcgcttactctgtgccaggcactgtggtgagCGCCAGAtagcctttccctcttcccccgcccctccccggcaacCCCTTCCCCGCCAAGGGTGACCCCCTGGCCCGGCCTCCCGGTCCTCGGCCCGGTGGGTGTCCGGGGGAGGTTGACGAGGCTGCCGGTgggtccccccttcccctctccccgccgccgggcGGGGGTCTCAGGGGTCGGGGGGGTCCGGTGGGGGTCCTCTGGGTccgttgcagcagcagcagcagcagcagcagcggcaggaggaggtgaggtgagccCCCCCGCCACGCCATGAGATGTCGGGGCTGAACTGGAAACCCTTCGTGTACGGCGGGCTGGCCTCCATCGTGGCCGAGTTCGGTAAGGACCCCCCGTCCGGCCGGGGCCGCTCACCCCCCCCGCCAggccccccggggaccccttTAGGACCCCCACCGCGCCCCGCCGGACTCAGAGGCACCAGGACGgccgtcagcgctcaataaataccgcggaATGAAGGGACgagaagcttctggagggcagggatcggggctAGTCGCTCCCTtgtcttctcccgagcgctcagtacagtgctcggcccacaggagAGAGCGCCACCGACTCCATTgacttgggctctcccaagcgcttaggacggtgttcgGCGCACCTTAAGCGCTCAGTGAaggccactgatggatcgattctaCCCCCAgccgcttactagagtgctctgcacgccgtaagcgctcgataaatacgatggaatgaaggaaggaagcattCCTACCGTCTGCTCGGCCTCGCCCAAGCGGTCAGCacagcgttctgcccacagtaaagcgctcagtaaatggtcTCGATTGATCAgccgcttactagagtgctctgcacgccgtaagcgctcggtaaatacaatcgaatgaaggaaggaaacatTCCTTTTGTCTatttgtcctcgcccaagcgctcagtacgatgtTCTGCCCACcgtagagcgctcaataaatggtctCCATTGACCAgccgcttactagagtgctctgcacgccgtaaccgcttgataaatgcgattgaatgagtgaaggaaacaTTCCTACTGTTTacttgtcctcgcccaagcgctcagtacaatgttctgcccacggtaaagcgctcagtaaatggtcTGGATTGATCAgccgcttactagagtgctctgcacgccataagcgctcgataaatgtgattgaataaatgaaggaaacaTTCCGCCTCTCTACTTGTCCtcacccaggcgctcagtacagcattctgcccacagtaaagcgctcagtaaatggtcTCGATTGATCAGCCgcctactagagtgctctgcacgccgtaagcgctcgataaatatgatcgaatgaatgaaggaaacatTCCTACCCCCTGCTTGTCCtcaaccaagcgctcagtacgggcttctgcccacagtaaagcgctcagtaaatggtcTCGATTGATCAGCCCctcactagagtgctctgcacgccgtaagcgctcgaaaaatacgatcgaatgaaggaaggaaacatTCCTACTGtctgtcctcgcccaagcgctcagtacaatgttctgcccccagtaaagcgctcagtaaatggtcTGGATTGATCAGCCGCTTActggagtgctctgcatgccgtaaCCTcttgataaatgcgattgattgaatgagtgaaggaaacgTTCCTACTGTTTACTTGTCTtggcccaagcgctcagtacaatgctctgcccccagtaaagcgctcagtaaatggtcTGGATTGATCAgccgcttactagagtgctctgcgtgctataggcgctcgataaatgcgattgaatgagtgaaggaaacgTTTCTACTGTTTACTTGTcctcgccccagcgctcagtacagtcttctgcccacagtaaagcgctcagtaagtggtCTCCATCGATCAGCTGCTTACTAGAGGGTCtagcgcagtgttctgcccacagtaaagcgctcagtcTCCATTGATCTTGCGTGCAAAGTCCtctcagctcgtcgtgggcggggaacgtgtcctattgttgcatcgtcctctcccaagcgctcagctcagtgtcctgcgcacagaaagcgctcaataaatacgattgaccgaccggcgacctagtggaaggagcccggggctgggagtcaggggtcgtgggtcctcatcccggctccgcccccggggtgacctcgggcaagtcacttcacttctctgtgcctcagtttcctcatctgcaaaatggggagtcaaatccccgttctccctcctcgtgAGACCGCGCGCCCCGCGGGCGACCGGATGATTCTCATATCTACCcgggcgcttcgtacagtgcttggcacttagtgcgcGCTTCAGaaagaccacgattattattattgttgttttgggCGCAAAGTAACTGTttcacgaatgccatcatcattattattatcactgccgtCGGTGCATGATGAGCAttgaacagataccacaatgattatgatTCTCGTCGGCCTATAGTAAAAGCTGGACAGGTACcaatgttgttgttattattgttgtgtggGCTCAGAGCGAGTGTTTAGAAatcaccacaattactgttattggcacatagtagacgcaagacaaatgccacagtaattattatcgcTATCGAAGCATAGTAAACATTGaacaaacgccacagttattttattaatattgTCACCGGCGCATAGAAAACGACTAACCGATATCGCAATTCTTGTTATTCTTGTCACCGGCCCCTATTAGACTATTAGGCTTCTAACCAGTAACAAAGCTATCATTGTCCGCGActcgtagtaaatgtttaataattaCTGTCATTGCCACGTTTATCGAATCCCACAGTTGTGCCGCTTCTGGTCATTGgacgtagtaaaggcttaacgaaGACCCCGGTTATTATTAATTGCCGCGTTATTTCCCAGCACCTCGACCCCCCTCGGGTTCGGCAGGCGGCACCCTCACCCCGCACGAACCCCTTTCACCGCCACGGATTTTGAGTAGACGTCCCCCTCGCCGCACCCCGTCAACCCCCCGCCCAAAATAAAAGAATCGCCCCCTCTCCGACGGCCGGGGATCCCTCCCGATTGACGGCCTTGAAAAATCGAGGTCCGAAATCCGGATCCAAACCCCCGCAAAGTCAATAAAAATCATCCTGGCCTCTCTTTTCTTTTCGTTTCTCTTggttggttatttttttttttttttgctttcgtCTCTAGCGAAACGCCGGGGATCGAGGGGATTTTCACGGCCGTCTTAGGCTAAGGACGCCCGCCTTCCGGCCCGCCGTCCGTCCGTCTTCCCCTGGGCCTTTCGGGGCGGGTGGGGGATGACCGCCTCCCTCCGTCGCttctttaaaggaaaaaagaagcgtccggaaaacggggattcgctCATCCGGTCAGCCACGGGTCTCTACTGAGCGCCGACTGCGCGCGGAGCGCTGGACCAGACGCTCGGGGGAGGGCCGGGCGACGgatgggagacacgttcccggctCGACTGAGGAAACTCTGTGTGTTTGGTCAGGGGAGAGCAAGGAAAGCGTGTGTCTGGTCGGGAGTGTGACCCTTTGAGGGGGCTCCGTGTGTTGTCGGGGGACGGCGAGAAAAGTTTTGTGTGTGGTGGGGTGTGACCCTTTGAGGAAACTCTGGGTATTTTCAGGGGAAATTAAGGaaagtctctgtgtgtgtctgggtgaccTTTTGAGGAAACGGTGTGTTGTCAGCGGAGATTCAGGAAAGTCAgcttgtgtgtctgtgggtgtgagTGACCCTCTGAGGAAATTCCGTGTACTGTGAGAGGGAATGAAGGAAAGtctatgtgtgtgtctgggtgtgaaCCTTTGAGGAGACTCTGAGGATTGTCAGGGGACACAGGGAGAGCTTGGGGGGGGGTGACCTTTTGAGGAAACCCTTTATATCGGACAGCAAGGAGGGTGTGGGATGTGGGTGACCCTTTGAGGAAACTCTATTGTCAGGGGAGAGCAAGGAAAGTGTGTGTTGGCGGGGGGTGTGTGACCCTTTGAGGAAACTCTGTATTAGCGGAGAGCAAGGAAAGTGTGTataggggtgtgtgtatgtgtgtttcccTTTGGGGAAACTCTGTGTATATTGTCAGGGGAGAGCGAGGATAGTGTGTGtagggggtgtgcgtgtgtgacCCTTTGAGGGAACTCTATTAGTGGAGAGCAAGGAAAGTGAGTCgaggggtgtgcgtgtgtgtgacccTTTGGGGAAGCTCTGTGTATATTGTCAGGGGAGAGCAAAGATAGTGTGtgtagggggtgtgtgtgtgtgacccttTGGGGAAACTATGTGTATATTGGCAGGGGAGAGCAAGGAAAGAGTGtgtaggggggtgtgtgtgtgacctttgggGAAACTCTGTGTATATTGGCAGGGGAGAACAAGGAAAGTGTgtgtagggtgtgtgtgtgcgcgtgacCCTTTGGGGAAACTGTGTGTATTGTCAGGAGAGAGCAAGGAAAGTGTgtgtagggtgtgtgtgtgtgacccttTGGGGAAACTGTGTGTATTGTCGGGAGAGAGCAAGGAAAGAGTGTGTAGGGGTGTGTCTGTGTGACCCTTTGAGGAAACTGTGTGTATTGTCAGGGGAGACCAAGGAAAGAGTGtatgggggggtgtgtgtgaccTTTGTGGAAACTCTGTGTATATTGGCAGGGGAGAACAAGGAAAGTGTGtgtagggggtgtgtgtgtgcgtgaccCTTTGGGGAAACTCTGTGTGTATTGTCAGGAGAGAGCAAGGAAAGTgtgtgtaggggtgtgtgtgtgacccTTTGAGGAAACTGGGTATTGTCAGGGGAGAGCAAGGAAAGAGtgtgttgggggtgtgtgtgtgtgagaccctTTGAGGAAACTCTGTGTAT
This window of the Ornithorhynchus anatinus isolate Pmale09 chromosome 6, mOrnAna1.pri.v4, whole genome shotgun sequence genome carries:
- the RAB33A gene encoding ras-related protein Rab-33A: MSQTGRGGGAGGPESGAQTRIFKIIVIGDSNVGKTCLAFRFCGGAFPDATEATIGVDFREKTVDIDGETIKVQVWDTAGQERFRRTMVEHYYRNVHAVVFVYDVTKMASFANLEAWIQECEGHAVPSRVPRVLVGNKCDLRSQVQVPSSAALRFADAHNMLLFETSAKDPKESQNVESIFMCLACRLKAQKSLLYRDLDGPVGRGQTLQVTGVTNSKTTCPC